AAACTTAATCTAAGTGGGAAAAAAGCGGCAGTTGGGAAAGAGCTGCTTACTCCAAGAATTATTTTGCCCAGAAAGAACTCATCGTGCAATAGCCAAACGAAGCAAAGAAGATACCAGGTGAAGCCGCGAGAAAGGTGAAAAGATTCTCACAAACACACAAGTACACACTCGCAAAAACATGAATAAAAATGTGATGGTACCAATGAAATTGAACTGCCTCCGCTTTCCTTCTCGGACATCCGGTCCCAGTCTCTGCGGCAAATCAACAAACATCTCAACGGCAGGAACAAGTGACAACTCAGACCAAAAGCATCAAGAGAAACAGCCACGCATTGCAGAAGCATCACCTTCGCAAGCATCTGAGCGTCCAACGCCGCTTGACTCCAGAGAAGCCATTCTGCAATTCCCCTTTTAAAGAAAGGATAATGAATCTACAGTGCTACGTTATTGAACATCATTATATCCACGAAGCCCGTGAAAGCTCAAAATCGCGCCGCCTCCAAGACGCATTTTTTTTCCCCAGCGCTTGGATCTGGGGATGGGAAAAGGAAGCGAGTTCAATGCCCCAGGGGACGTCGCGGCCGAGCCTCGCACTTCCTCTGGTTGAGGCTCTTCTGGGTgtcggagtcggagtcggagtcgCTGCCGTCATCTTCACGGGGGATCGTACGGCGGCGGATGGTTGGGGAATCTGAGCCCGCGCGGCCGGTGAGGGACGTCGCGGAGTGCCGAAGGGACCACACCGGCTGGAACAGACAACGGTGAGGACGCGACGTTGTTCCAAAGGGCGAAAGAGATATCTGTAGCAAATAATGGCTCTCGCTTCATTTTCCTatttggctctttttttttcttttaaagctGTGTGCTTGACAAATTTCATTGTTCATCTTTTCAATTCATCTCATACACCATTACTCCAAGATACGAAAGCAGAAGACATCAGAAACAAGCCTTCATAGGGGAAATGAGATTTGATGCTGATTAAGTGACATCTTTACTCACTAAGCCTATGTTACATAGTTTAAAGAAACAACACCTCAACAATTTCACTGTCCATGAAACTTGATGGTCCTCTGCTTTGGCTTCTCCATCCACTGAGTTGCACTTCTCTCCAACATTCTCACGCCTCGTGCAAGCCACTTGGGCCATCCCATTTCAATTGCAATGTATGCTGCAGAAATCCCAACGACAATTCCAGATGCATAACCCATCCACACTACTTTCCGTTTGAACCAACTCTCATGTCCTTCGCCATCAAGAGTTGACAAGGACGACGGTAGAGGAGGTTGAGTCTCGCCATGGCATGCTTTTGGCAATGGAGTTCCACATAAGCCTGGATTCCCACTAAAAAATTCGCTTGAAAATGTGCTCAAATGCTTGTCTTGAGGAATTCGCCCGGTGAGTTGGTTTTTTGAGAAGTTTAAGTAACCTAGAAATGCCAAATCTCCTAGTACTCTAGGAATCCCCCCACTAAGCATGTTCGAAGATAAATCAAGCCATTCAAGATCGGTCAAGTTTCCTAAAGTCAAAGGGATGGAACCAATAAGGTGGTTATGCGAAAGGTTGAGCCCTATGAGAGAGTGAAGATGGCCAAAAGCTTTAGGAATCTTTCCTTGGAAAGAGTTGTGTGACAAGTCAATGGTTGtgaaaatggtcaagatcttcaCTAGTTTTGTCTCTTTCCCTTTGAACATCACGGTCACGGTATTTTCATATCCCACATGTGCGGGCATATACAATGGTTCGCCTTGCCCAACTATTGTACTCTTCATGCCTTTAAGGTTCACTATCAAGTCGGTTGGTAATGGACCACCAAAGTTGTTGTTGGAGAGATCCAAAATGCGTAATTTAGGAAAGATGAGATCTCCCtttgaaatgtttaaaagaCCCTTAAAATTGTTAGACTGCAAAGTGAGAACTTTCAATTCTGGAAGTTTTCCCAACCATCTCGGGAATGTATCCTCTATCTGATTGCTACGGAGATCTAGAATTTCCAGATTTGTACAATTGACAAGGGATCTGGGCAACGTGCCTTCAAACCAATTTTCGCTCAAGTTAATAGTCGTCAAGTtattttcgaaagaaaatgattgaggAATTGTGCCATCAAGGTGATTCATTTGCATATCCAAAATTGACAGGTTGgtgctaaaatttgttatgcATCGAGGCAAGCTATTTGTTAAGCCGTTGTTGGACAAGACGATGAGCTCGAGCTGGGTGGCATTGCACATCAAACTAGGAATCTTTCCAGTTATATTGTTACTTGCAATGAAATAATATAATGTGACAGGTGACGGAAGTGGGATTTGGCCTCCAAACATGTTGTTGGACAAATCTATCAAAGTCAATGTAGTGTTTGAGAATACCTCTGTGGGCCACCGTcctacaaaaattttatcaaaatgaataagattCAAGAACAAGCAAGGAGAGTCTAAAAGCAGTGAGGCTAATCttatcatgaaatttgttgGATTGCAAATCAAGGTGCTCTAGATGCGGTGCTTCTAGCCATCTTGAGGGTATATCACTAAACTCATTGTGACCGGGAAGTAGTGTTTCTAAGTTCACGCATTTGACTAGAGAGCACAGTAATGGCCCTTGTAATTTATTGCTTCCTAAATTTAGCCATCTTAGTTGAGTTATATTAACAAAACATGCCAGTATATTCCCTAAGGAGAGATTATTGTTAGACAATTTTAGAGACCGGAGTGAACTCAACTGGCAAATCAAACGAGGGATCTCACTAGTGAAACCATTGTTTGAGGCATCAAAGTCAAGTATAGAAGGTGGAGGGATCAAGAGTGGTTGTTGGAATGAGTTGTTTTGAAGGCCCATATGTGACAGACTCTTCCAATGCATCTGTTGTATACCTCCCTCTAGAAAGATATGAGAAAGATCCAAGGAGCCCAATGTATCATGACTTATTTTCCAAAGCCACTTTGGGATCTCCCCACCAATCCTACTCCTAGAGAGGTCTAAGACCATTAATCTTTTTAACGAATACGAAAAATAGGGAAACACGGTCAAGTTGCAAGAAGTCAACTTCAAccattgaagagaaaaaaatgaatgagagaGATTCCGATAAGTCGTTTTTGGAATTGCACTCAGATTGAGCAAAATGTGGGAGCGAGCAAGGTCATTACTAGAAAAGTTGAGCATCCAAAGAtggcgaaggagaaggagggagCTATTAGAGTAGAGAGCGCCACGAAGCCAACTACAAGCAAGATCGAGACTAACAACGTCATCAGTAACATTGTCATAATCGACACCATCCCACGAGCAGCAATTTATGTCCTTATTCCATGAGTTTGTCTTTGGATAAGATTGGTAACAAGAGTCCGATGTCATGCT
The window above is part of the Eucalyptus grandis isolate ANBG69807.140 chromosome 6, ASM1654582v1, whole genome shotgun sequence genome. Proteins encoded here:
- the LOC120294570 gene encoding receptor-like protein 33, giving the protein MCNATQLELIVLSNNGLTNSLPRCITNFSTNLSILDMQMNHLDGTIPQSFSFENNLTTINLSENWFEGTLPRSLVNCTNLEILDLRSNQIEDTFPRWLGKLPELKVLTLQSNNFKGLLNISKGDLIFPKLRILDLSNNNFGGPLPTDLIVNLKGMKSTIVGQGEPLYMPAHVGYENTVTVMFKGKETKLVKILTIFTTIDLSHNSFQGKIPKAFGHLHSLIGLNLSHNHLIGSIPLTLGNLTDLEWLDLSSNMLSGGIPRVLGDLAFLGYLNFSKNQLTGRIPQDKHLSTFSSEFFSGNPGLCGTPLPKACHGETQPPLPSSLSTLDGEGHESWFKRKVVWMGYASGIVVGISAAYIAIEMGWPKWLARGVRMLERSATQWMEKPKQRTIKFHGQ